The following is a genomic window from Bacillus sp. FJAT-52991.
ATTGATCTGGATTACCGTATCCCGATTTCAGATACATGTTTTTGTATGTATCAATCAGCTTTGCTAGTTCATCCCGTGATTTGCTAAATCCAAGCGCTATGAACTGACTTCCCATACTAGCAACATGACTAACACCTTCTTCACTAGAGGCTGCAATCCAATGAGGAGGAAACGGAGCTTGAATTGGCTGGACACTAAGTTTAAGATCTTTGTATTGAAAAAACTTCCCTTGATGAGAAAAAGACTTCCCTGACCACGCCTTACGTAATACCTCTAGAGACTCATTAAAACGCTCACTTTTGTCCTCCCATGAAATATTATAACCATCAAATTCCTTCTGACTATTCCCACTACCTAACCCCAAATCTAATCTCCCATTTGATAAAAGATCAACAACTGCGTAATCCTCAGCAATTCGTAAAGGTTTATGTAATGGAAGTACTGAAACACCTACACCAAGGCGAATTCTATTCGTTCTTTGAGATACCGCAGCGAGCAGAACTGCTGGAGAAGGATTAATGCCAAAATCTGAAAAATGATGCTCTGTAAACCATACCCCATCAAAATTCATTTCTTCAGCTCGAACGCTTTGCTCCAATACTTCGTTGTAGAATTGTCTAGGAGTTCGAGATGATTGATTGGCGTAATGATCAAATATTGTTAATGTACTAAATTTCATGTGATATCGCTCCTGGTAATTTCATTTCTTTACTTCACAGATCCGATTACAAAAAAATCAAAATGATACTGTACCTAAAATAATCATTCTAGTTTTCTGAATCATTCCAGCGACGACTCGTTTCTAACCCATAATCCATATCGTAAACTTCTTTTATAGCTTTCACCTTTTCCAGACTCTCTTCGGTAAACACAGGTTTATTTTCAAAAGCATGAAGAACAATTTTTTCAAGAAGAACACCCACTGAAATATCGTGATACTCTGCCATTGCTTTCAAAACTTTCACCATTCTTTTTTCCATTCTAATTCCAGTTTGTACACGCTCAATTTTAATTTTTTGATCTTCTCCACTAGTCTGATCTTTATGTTGTGTCATCATTCCACATCCTTTTCGCTAAAAAACATTATTTTGTTACCTATATAACAACGCTGTGCGTTTTGTCAACTGTGTTATTATATTATCGATTTAACATAATAGGGTCCTGCCAATAAAAAGCGGAAAACATACAGTGAACAAATTTCGACGTAAAGAAAGCCAATGATCCCTATGCTAAGGATTCATTGGCTTTTATTCAGTATTATTCCTATTCCAGTGGAAAAATAATATGACACTGGGTCCCTAGTTGAGGTGTACTGTTTATTTCAATACCTCCACCATGAGCTATAATGA
Proteins encoded in this region:
- a CDS encoding LLM class flavin-dependent oxidoreductase, translating into MKFSTLTIFDHYANQSSRTPRQFYNEVLEQSVRAEEMNFDGVWFTEHHFSDFGINPSPAVLLAAVSQRTNRIRLGVGVSVLPLHKPLRIAEDYAVVDLLSNGRLDLGLGSGNSQKEFDGYNISWEDKSERFNESLEVLRKAWSGKSFSHQGKFFQYKDLKLSVQPIQAPFPPHWIAASSEEGVSHVASMGSQFIALGFSKSRDELAKLIDTYKNMYLKSGYGNPDQLEIPVAFHVHVGETYADAESNAKDPYQLFMNTPRGTNISYDILKQKLNPVIGSPDEVIKQVQSYREIGVTNFMAIMNFGGLEHHKVLSSLDLFGKYVIPECK